From one Streptomyces sp. R41 genomic stretch:
- a CDS encoding ATP-binding cassette domain-containing protein, whose translation MASLTYDLTLAGLSVGSAAALTGIGLVVTHRATGVLNFAHGAIAMVCAYLLRQFTVEWGWPLALGASVTLLLVAPAIGMILERFVFRPLSVLGSDPAQTLVASIGVFVLLVGGAALVWGTGARADAPTLVSADPWGQLAVALALALGVGAVTRWTRFGTELRAVVDDRSLAVLGGIDADRVAAAGWAFGSFTAGLTGVLLAPYVRLDPYGMPLLVMEVMAVAVAARMRSLPVAVVVALGIGVAQSQLTRLHPAGWAEPLLQAVGANLFVVALLIAALVLPGIGTRDALPRSATARVATPPGAWIVAVVLFLLPLGFAGSDLHTSVQVPALGVVLLSLVVVTGRGGQISLGQAAYAGLGALFTALLAAGRFPGLPRLPELAALAVAVILIAPLGVLTGWPAISRHGLALALATFAVGVGVSRFVFAQPYATSGLSLDRPAGFDGDRAYYVLELALLATALLTANALRRGRTGRALAAMRDHESGASAAGVRVPALKLTAFVAGAALAALGGGMLGMGLRAFDATAYDPVRGLLWFAAVVVLGADSVLGALAAAALLVGLDAGARGGVAAALIGVLAVLVGRFPGGPYEALRTAASRLRLRRRATLTPLGTRVRRQLRPVEPRRAGALVPTGATAMADTGRSAPGVAGRRPGAPGLDEPDRPRGSAPRPTARRHPETPEPRSTRHTPAEPAHPSGGLLGPAAPAPSTTGWPGTGRKARATERPGSTAEPLSETPARKPGEPPNHPDDAAPPRRDAPDEEPSPPPNRRANTPPPRDDTSAHARPGRQADPAPPGDGAPGQEPDTPPNPPANTRPPHDDAPDQEPHAPPDSPLRTPGTAAVPRPSSIGGAPAPRRAIGAPRRSRAPVESTPQPLTARRLHVTYGGFTALDGVSLDVRPGRVTAVVGPNGAGKSTLFHCLAGTLRPSRGQVLLGGRDITRTAAYARTRLGVARTFQQLAVFPSLTVAENVRVGAEQGRIADPGAVERALRLLALDGPVRALPAAGLPTGTLRRVELARALGGSPRVLLLDEPAAGLDTGEVTALARVLRALAADGMALLVVEHDLDLVADLAHTVHVMAAGRIVTSGPADRVLETRAGG comes from the coding sequence ATGGCGTCGCTGACGTACGACCTCACGCTCGCCGGTCTCTCGGTCGGCAGTGCCGCCGCGCTCACCGGGATCGGACTGGTCGTCACCCACCGGGCGACCGGCGTGCTCAACTTCGCGCACGGCGCGATCGCGATGGTGTGCGCGTATCTGCTGCGCCAGTTCACGGTCGAGTGGGGCTGGCCGCTCGCGCTCGGCGCCTCGGTGACACTGCTGCTGGTCGCACCGGCGATCGGCATGATCCTGGAGCGTTTCGTCTTCCGCCCCTTGTCGGTCCTCGGCAGCGACCCGGCGCAAACGCTCGTCGCGTCCATCGGCGTCTTCGTGCTGCTGGTCGGCGGGGCCGCGCTGGTGTGGGGCACAGGGGCGCGCGCGGACGCGCCGACGCTGGTGTCGGCGGATCCCTGGGGGCAGTTGGCGGTGGCCCTCGCGCTGGCCTTGGGCGTCGGCGCCGTGACGCGGTGGACCCGGTTCGGCACCGAGCTGCGCGCCGTCGTCGACGACCGCTCGCTCGCCGTCCTCGGCGGCATCGACGCGGACCGGGTGGCCGCGGCGGGCTGGGCCTTCGGCTCGTTCACGGCGGGCCTGACGGGCGTGCTCCTCGCGCCCTACGTGCGCCTCGACCCGTACGGCATGCCGCTGCTCGTCATGGAGGTGATGGCGGTGGCGGTGGCCGCCCGCATGCGCAGCCTCCCGGTCGCCGTCGTGGTGGCCCTCGGCATCGGGGTCGCCCAGAGCCAGCTGACGCGCCTGCACCCCGCGGGCTGGGCCGAACCACTGCTCCAGGCGGTCGGCGCGAACCTGTTCGTGGTCGCGCTGCTGATCGCGGCGCTGGTCCTCCCCGGCATCGGCACCCGCGACGCGCTCCCGCGCTCGGCGACGGCCCGCGTGGCGACGCCGCCGGGCGCGTGGATCGTGGCGGTCGTCCTCTTCCTGCTGCCCCTCGGCTTCGCGGGCTCCGACCTGCATACGTCGGTGCAGGTCCCGGCGTTGGGCGTGGTGCTGCTGTCGCTGGTCGTCGTGACGGGCCGGGGCGGCCAGATCTCGCTCGGGCAGGCCGCGTACGCGGGTCTGGGCGCCCTCTTCACGGCGCTGCTGGCGGCGGGCCGCTTCCCCGGCCTGCCGCGCCTGCCCGAACTCGCGGCGCTGGCAGTGGCCGTGATCCTGATCGCCCCGCTCGGCGTCCTGACCGGCTGGCCGGCCATCAGCCGCCACGGCCTTGCCCTCGCGCTGGCCACCTTCGCGGTCGGCGTGGGCGTCAGCCGCTTCGTCTTCGCCCAGCCGTACGCCACGTCGGGGCTCTCCCTCGACCGCCCGGCCGGCTTCGACGGCGACCGCGCCTACTACGTGCTCGAACTGGCCCTGCTGGCCACCGCGTTGCTCACCGCGAACGCCCTGCGCCGGGGCCGTACGGGCCGGGCCCTGGCCGCCATGCGCGACCACGAATCGGGCGCCTCGGCGGCGGGCGTCCGCGTCCCTGCCCTGAAACTGACCGCGTTCGTCGCGGGCGCCGCCCTGGCCGCGCTCGGCGGCGGCATGCTCGGCATGGGCCTGCGCGCCTTCGACGCCACGGCGTACGACCCCGTACGCGGGCTGCTCTGGTTCGCGGCGGTCGTCGTCCTCGGCGCCGACAGCGTCCTCGGCGCACTGGCCGCCGCGGCCCTCCTGGTGGGGCTCGACGCGGGGGCCCGGGGCGGCGTGGCGGCCGCCCTGATCGGCGTACTGGCCGTCCTCGTCGGCCGCTTCCCCGGAGGCCCGTACGAAGCGCTGCGCACGGCGGCCTCCCGACTGCGACTGCGCCGCCGGGCGACGCTGACACCCCTGGGGACACGGGTCCGACGCCAACTGCGGCCGGTGGAGCCGAGGAGAGCCGGGGCGCTTGTACCGACGGGGGCGACCGCGATGGCGGACACGGGGAGGAGCGCACCGGGCGTAGCGGGACGGCGCCCGGGAGCACCCGGTCTTGACGAGCCCGACCGACCAAGGGGCTCGGCACCGCGTCCGACCGCGCGGCGTCATCCGGAGACACCCGAACCGCGAAGCACCCGACACACCCCGGCCGAGCCCGCCCACCCCAGCGGCGGGCTCCTGGGGCCCGCCGCCCCCGCGCCCAGCACGACCGGATGGCCCGGCACCGGCCGGAAGGCGCGGGCCACCGAGCGGCCGGGCAGCACGGCAGAGCCGCTGAGCGAGACTCCCGCCCGGAAGCCGGGCGAGCCCCCGAACCACCCGGACGACGCCGCGCCACCCCGACGCGACGCGCCCGACGAAGAGCCGAGCCCCCCTCCGAACCGACGGGCCAACACTCCACCACCACGCGACGACACATCCGCCCACGCACGCCCCGGCCGACAGGCCGACCCCGCACCACCCGGCGACGGCGCCCCCGGCCAAGAACCGGACACTCCACCGAACCCACCGGCAAACACCCGACCACCACACGACGACGCGCCCGACCAAGAACCCCACGCACCGCCGGACAGCCCCCTGAGGACGCCCGGTACGGCGGCCGTACCGCGGCCGAGCTCGATCGGAGGGGCTCCGGCCCCGCGCCGCGCGATCGGCGCCCCCCGTCGTTCACGCGCCCCTGTCGAATCCACCCCCCAGCCCCTGACCGCCCGCCGACTCCACGTCACCTACGGCGGCTTCACCGCCCTCGACGGAGTCTCTCTCGATGTCCGGCCCGGGCGCGTCACCGCGGTCGTGGGACCCAATGGCGCGGGAAAGAGCACCCTCTTCCACTGTCTCGCCGGGACGCTGCGCCCTTCGCGCGGGCAGGTGCTGCTCGGGGGGCGGGACATCACCAGGACGGCCGCGTACGCCCGTACCCGGCTGGGGGTCGCGCGGACCTTTCAGCAGCTGGCGGTTTTCCCCTCGTTGACCGTGGCCGAGAATGTTCGGGTGGGCGCCGAGCAGGGACGGATCGCCGATCCGGGGGCGGTGGAGCGGGCGTTGCGGCTGCTCGCGCTCGACGGGCCGGTGCGGGCGCTGCCCGCGGCGGGGCTGCCGACCGGCACGCTCCGGCGCGTCGAGCTGGCGCGGGCGCTAGGCGGGAGTCCGCGCGTGCTGCTGCTCGACGAGCCCGCGGCAGGACTCGACACCGGTGAAGTGACGGCGCTGGCCCGCGTGTTGCGGGCCCTGGCCGCGGACGGCATGGCCCTGCTCGTCGTCGAGCACGACCTCGACCTGGTCGCCGACCTGGCGCATACGGTCCATGTCATGGCGGCGGGGCGGATCGTCACCTCCGGTCCCGCCGACCGCGTACTGGAGACGAGGGCCGGCGGATGA
- a CDS encoding ABC transporter ATP-binding protein: MSIALRHAHVRYGPLEALHGLTLVAPGPGLTVLLGRNGSGRTTVLRALAGTVPLSGGAVVWDGADVTRMPAYERARRGLCLVPERRAVFGSLTVRENLELAVGDHTAALDAYPQLEPLLPRRAGTLSGGEQRMLALSRALLARARVVLVDEPAQGMSPSVAARTYELLSGLDACVVVADQRLPPGLRERAGRTTYVHELRRGAVVFSGEAAEVARGTTGRGAGRTGRGPRAGRRPNPSG; the protein is encoded by the coding sequence ATGAGCATCGCCCTGCGCCACGCGCACGTGCGCTACGGCCCCCTGGAGGCCCTGCACGGCCTGACCCTCGTCGCGCCGGGCCCGGGCCTCACCGTGCTGCTGGGCCGCAACGGCTCCGGCCGTACGACCGTGCTGCGCGCCCTCGCGGGGACCGTGCCGCTGTCCGGCGGCGCGGTCGTCTGGGACGGCGCCGATGTGACGCGCATGCCCGCGTACGAGCGCGCCCGGCGCGGACTGTGCCTCGTCCCGGAGCGCCGCGCCGTGTTCGGCTCGCTCACCGTCCGCGAGAACCTGGAACTGGCCGTGGGCGACCACACCGCCGCCCTCGACGCCTACCCACAGTTGGAGCCCCTCCTCCCCCGCCGCGCCGGCACCCTCTCCGGCGGCGAGCAGCGCATGCTCGCCCTCTCCCGCGCCCTGCTGGCACGCGCGCGCGTGGTGCTCGTCGACGAACCCGCACAGGGCATGTCGCCGTCGGTCGCGGCACGGACGTACGAACTGCTGAGCGGTCTCGACGCGTGTGTGGTGGTCGCGGACCAGCGGCTGCCGCCCGGCCTGCGCGAGCGGGCGGGCCGGACGACGTACGTCCATGAACTGCGCCGCGGAGCGGTCGTGTTCAGCGGAGAGGCGGCCGAGGTCGCACGGGGGACGACGGGGCGAGGGGCGGGCCGAACAGGACGCGGTCCGCGTGCCGGGCGCCGCCCGAACCCTTCGGGATGA
- a CDS encoding transglycosylase family protein, whose protein sequence is MPTTRIVPTLYTRRVRCAAVIAAVLAVLVPPSGAAAAPPPPLPGSQSVRVPYDCVKDQWPWACIAECESSGRWDANTGNAFYGGLQFWQPTWEEFGGLAYAPRADLATREEQIKVAEEVLALQGWEAWPVCAKRYKLQGRMHVVKAGDTLSSIARKYQVKGGWKALYKANKQMIGSDPGRLSVGTLLVIPKGSGGARHADRVLFGPPLAPSSPVRPRPPLR, encoded by the coding sequence ATGCCGACCACGCGGATCGTGCCGACCCTGTACACCAGGCGCGTTCGGTGCGCGGCCGTGATCGCCGCCGTCCTGGCCGTCCTCGTTCCTCCTTCGGGGGCGGCCGCCGCGCCACCGCCCCCGCTTCCTGGCTCCCAGTCGGTACGGGTGCCGTACGACTGCGTGAAGGACCAGTGGCCCTGGGCCTGCATCGCCGAGTGCGAGAGCAGCGGACGCTGGGACGCGAACACCGGGAACGCCTTCTACGGAGGGCTGCAGTTCTGGCAGCCCACCTGGGAGGAGTTCGGTGGGCTCGCGTACGCCCCGCGGGCCGATCTCGCCACGCGCGAGGAGCAGATCAAGGTCGCCGAGGAGGTGCTCGCCCTCCAGGGATGGGAGGCCTGGCCCGTCTGTGCCAAGAGGTACAAACTCCAGGGCCGTATGCATGTGGTGAAGGCCGGCGACACGCTCTCCTCCATCGCCCGCAAGTATCAGGTCAAGGGCGGCTGGAAGGCGCTGTACAAGGCCAACAAGCAGATGATCGGCAGCGATCCGGGCCGGCTGAGCGTGGGCACGCTGCTCGTCATCCCGAAGGGTTCGGGCGGCGCCCGGCACGCGGACCGCGTCCTGTTCGGCCCGCCCCTCGCCCCGTCGTCCCCCGTGCGACCTCGGCCGCCTCTCCGCTGA
- a CDS encoding transglycosylase family protein, with product MSACAENTHKARTTTKARTTAVLAGAALLAPLGLLAATGNAAAADSGVWDRIAKCESGGNWHINTGNGYYGGLQFSAGTWRAYGGTAYGSTADKASKAAQIAVATKVQRAQGWGAWPTCSARAGAYGNAPASSGAGSTGGSAATKSTPKSAPSKSKPSKAPARTSGHTNRGSSRGDYTVRSGDTLSGIAARHGTTWRKIYAANRAVIGGDPNMIVPGQRLDF from the coding sequence ATGTCCGCATGTGCCGAGAACACTCATAAGGCTCGTACGACGACCAAGGCTCGTACGACGGCGGTCCTCGCCGGGGCGGCACTGCTCGCCCCGCTCGGACTGCTCGCCGCGACCGGCAACGCCGCAGCGGCCGACAGTGGAGTGTGGGACCGCATCGCGAAGTGCGAGAGCGGCGGGAACTGGCACATCAACACCGGCAACGGCTACTACGGAGGACTCCAGTTCTCCGCCGGCACCTGGCGCGCCTACGGCGGCACCGCCTACGGGTCGACCGCCGACAAGGCCTCCAAGGCCGCGCAGATCGCCGTCGCCACCAAGGTCCAGCGCGCACAGGGATGGGGCGCGTGGCCCACCTGTTCGGCGCGCGCCGGAGCGTACGGCAACGCGCCCGCGTCCTCGGGCGCCGGGTCGACCGGAGGGTCGGCCGCCACGAAGTCAACACCCAAGTCGGCCCCGTCGAAGTCGAAGCCGTCGAAGGCGCCGGCACGTACGTCGGGCCACACCAACCGCGGCTCCTCCCGCGGCGACTACACCGTCCGCAGCGGAGACACGCTGAGCGGTATCGCCGCGCGGCACGGGACCACCTGGCGGAAGATCTACGCCGCCAACCGGGCGGTCATCGGTGGTGATCCCAATATGATCGTGCCCGGGCAGCGGCTCGACTTCTGA
- the der gene encoding ribosome biogenesis GTPase Der encodes MNDDIQPEGSAEHDHGALGDAEYAEFMELAAEEGFDIEDVEGAIEAAGHGPLPVLAVVGRPNVGKSTLVNRIIGRREAVVEDKPGVTRDRVTYEAEWAGRRFKLVDTGGWEQDVLGIDASVAAQAEYAIEAADAVVFVVDAKVGATDTDEAVVRLLRKAGKPVVLCANKVDGPSGEADASYLWALGLGEPHPVSALHGRGTGDMLDAVLEALPEAPEQTFGAAVGGPRRIALIGRPNVGKSSLLNKVANEDRVVVNEVAGTTRDPVDELIELGGVTWKFVDTAGIRKRVHLQQGADYYASLRTAAAVEKAEVAVILIDASETISVQDQRIVTMAVEAGRAIVLAFNKWDTLDEERRYYLEREIETELLQVAWAPRVNVSARTGRHMEKLVPAIETALDGWETRVPTGRLNAFLGELVAAHPHPIRGGKQPRILFGTQAGTKPPRFVLFASGFIEHGYRRFIERRLREQFGFEGTPIHISVRVREKRGAKKK; translated from the coding sequence ATGAACGACGACATCCAGCCCGAGGGCTCGGCAGAGCACGACCACGGGGCGCTCGGCGATGCCGAGTACGCGGAGTTCATGGAGCTCGCCGCGGAAGAGGGCTTCGACATCGAGGACGTCGAGGGCGCGATCGAGGCGGCGGGCCACGGTCCGCTGCCCGTCCTCGCCGTCGTCGGCCGTCCCAACGTCGGCAAGTCGACCCTGGTGAACCGCATCATCGGCCGCCGCGAGGCCGTCGTCGAGGACAAGCCCGGCGTCACCCGCGACCGCGTCACCTACGAGGCCGAGTGGGCGGGCCGCCGCTTCAAGCTCGTCGACACCGGCGGCTGGGAGCAGGACGTCCTCGGCATCGACGCTTCCGTGGCCGCCCAGGCCGAGTACGCGATCGAGGCGGCCGACGCGGTGGTCTTCGTCGTCGACGCCAAGGTCGGTGCCACCGACACCGACGAGGCGGTCGTACGACTCCTGCGCAAGGCCGGCAAGCCCGTGGTCCTGTGCGCCAACAAGGTCGACGGCCCGAGCGGCGAGGCAGACGCCTCGTATCTCTGGGCCCTGGGCCTCGGCGAGCCGCACCCCGTCTCCGCGCTGCACGGCCGTGGCACGGGCGACATGCTGGACGCCGTCCTGGAGGCGCTGCCCGAGGCCCCGGAGCAGACCTTCGGCGCCGCGGTCGGCGGCCCCCGCCGCATCGCCCTCATCGGCCGCCCGAACGTCGGCAAGTCCTCGCTGCTGAACAAGGTGGCGAACGAGGACCGCGTGGTGGTCAACGAGGTCGCGGGCACCACCCGCGACCCTGTCGACGAGCTCATCGAACTCGGCGGTGTCACCTGGAAGTTCGTCGACACGGCGGGCATCCGCAAGCGCGTCCACCTCCAGCAGGGCGCCGACTACTACGCCTCGCTGCGCACGGCCGCCGCCGTCGAGAAGGCCGAGGTCGCCGTCATTCTGATCGACGCGTCCGAGACCATCTCCGTCCAGGACCAGCGCATCGTGACCATGGCCGTCGAGGCCGGCCGCGCGATCGTCCTCGCCTTCAACAAGTGGGACACCCTCGACGAGGAGCGCCGCTACTACCTGGAGCGCGAGATCGAGACCGAGCTCCTCCAGGTGGCGTGGGCGCCGCGCGTGAACGTCTCGGCGCGCACCGGGCGTCACATGGAGAAGCTCGTCCCGGCGATCGAGACGGCGCTGGACGGCTGGGAGACCCGCGTCCCGACCGGCCGGCTGAACGCCTTCCTCGGCGAGCTCGTCGCCGCCCACCCGCACCCGATCCGCGGCGGCAAGCAGCCCCGGATCCTCTTCGGTACGCAGGCGGGCACCAAGCCCCCGCGGTTCGTGCTCTTCGCCTCCGGCTTCATCGAGCACGGCTACCGGCGCTTCATCGAGCGTCGGCTGCGCGAGCAGTTCGGCTTCGAGGGCACGCCGATCCACATCTCGGTGCGGGTGCGCGAGAAGCGCGGCGCCAAGAAGAAGTGA
- a CDS encoding lysophospholipid acyltransferase family protein: MYGLWKPRVLGAWKVPATGPAILAVNHSHNIDGPMVMGVAPRPTHFLIKKEAFIGPLDPFLLGIGQLKVDRETTDRTAITQALGVLDNGGVLGIFPEGTRGEGDFASLRAGLAYFAVRSGAPIVPVAVLGSSEKSSRLIKGLPPLRSRVDVVFGDPFEAGDGSGRRTRKALDEATARIQKHLSAHLDHARRLTGRRENAGRPTGR; the protein is encoded by the coding sequence ATGTACGGGCTGTGGAAGCCGCGTGTCCTCGGCGCCTGGAAGGTCCCGGCGACCGGCCCGGCGATCCTGGCCGTGAACCACTCGCACAACATCGACGGCCCGATGGTCATGGGCGTGGCGCCCCGGCCCACGCACTTCCTGATCAAGAAGGAAGCGTTCATCGGCCCGCTCGACCCCTTCCTGCTCGGCATCGGCCAGCTGAAGGTGGACCGCGAGACCACCGACCGCACGGCCATCACCCAGGCGCTGGGTGTCCTGGACAATGGCGGCGTCCTGGGTATCTTCCCGGAGGGCACCCGCGGCGAGGGCGACTTCGCCTCGCTGCGCGCCGGGCTCGCGTACTTCGCGGTACGCAGCGGGGCGCCGATCGTCCCGGTGGCGGTGCTGGGAAGTTCCGAGAAGAGCAGCCGGTTGATAAAGGGGCTGCCCCCGCTGCGCAGCCGGGTCGACGTCGTCTTCGGCGACCCCTTCGAGGCGGGCGACGGCAGTGGACGGCGTACGCGCAAGGCGCTGGACGAGGCGACCGCCCGCATCCAGAAGCATCTCAGCGCCCATCTGGACCACGCCAGGCGTCTGACCGGACGCCGGGAAAACGCCGGGCGCCCCACCGGGCGCTAG
- the cmk gene encoding (d)CMP kinase — MEKAARTAPAVIVAIDGPSGTGKSSTSKAVAAQLGLSYLDTGAQYRAITWWMVNNGIDITDPSAIAAAAEKPEIISGTDPSGPTITVDGTDVAGPIRTQEVTSKVSAVSAVPEVRARITELQRSLAGSAERGIVVEGRDIGTTVLPDADLKIFLTASPEARAARRSGELKGADVHQTRQALLKRDAADSSRKTSPLAKADDAVEVDTSDLTLQQVIECVVTLVEEKRAAK, encoded by the coding sequence GTGGAAAAGGCCGCCCGGACCGCCCCGGCTGTGATTGTCGCCATCGACGGACCCTCCGGCACGGGCAAGTCGAGCACCTCGAAGGCCGTCGCCGCGCAGCTCGGACTGAGCTACCTGGACACCGGGGCCCAGTACCGCGCGATCACCTGGTGGATGGTCAACAACGGGATCGACATCACGGACCCGTCCGCGATCGCCGCCGCGGCCGAGAAGCCGGAGATCATCTCCGGCACCGACCCGTCCGGGCCGACGATCACCGTCGACGGGACCGACGTCGCGGGCCCGATCCGTACGCAGGAGGTCACCTCCAAGGTGAGCGCGGTCAGCGCGGTGCCCGAGGTGCGTGCCCGGATCACCGAGCTGCAGCGCTCGCTCGCCGGGTCCGCGGAGCGCGGGATCGTCGTCGAGGGCAGGGACATCGGCACCACCGTGCTGCCGGACGCCGACCTGAAGATCTTCCTCACCGCGTCCCCGGAGGCGCGTGCCGCCCGCCGCAGCGGTGAGCTGAAGGGCGCCGACGTGCACCAGACGCGCCAGGCCCTGCTCAAGCGCGACGCGGCCGACTCCAGCCGCAAGACCTCCCCGCTCGCCAAGGCGGACGACGCGGTCGAGGTGGACACCTCCGACCTCACGCTCCAGCAGGTCATCGAGTGCGTCGTCACCCTCGTCGAGGAGAAGCGGGCCGCCAAGTGA
- a CDS encoding prephenate dehydrogenase, whose protein sequence is MRTALVIGTGLIGTSAALALAARGVVVHLADHDPEQARTAAALGAGTDEAPEGPVDLAIVAAPPAHVAATLADAMRRGVARGYLDVASVKGGPRRELEALGLDLSSYIGSHPMSGREKSGPLAATGDLFEGRPWVLTPTRDTDTEVLNLALELVSHCRAVPVVMDADAHDRAVALVSHMPHLVSSMVAARLEHAEEAAVRLCGQGIRDVTRIAASDPRMWIDILSANPGPVADLLADVSADLDETVQALRALQSSDESKRREGADGIEDVLRRGNAGQVRVPGKHGSAPRAYEVVAVLIDDQPGQLARIFADAGMAGVNIEDVRIEHATGQQAGLVQLMVEPKAVPVLSAALRERGWALRQ, encoded by the coding sequence GTGAGGACCGCACTCGTCATCGGAACCGGGCTGATCGGTACGTCGGCGGCGCTCGCGCTGGCCGCGCGCGGCGTCGTCGTGCACCTCGCCGACCACGACCCGGAGCAGGCCCGCACGGCGGCCGCGCTCGGCGCCGGCACGGACGAGGCGCCCGAGGGGCCCGTCGACCTCGCGATCGTGGCGGCGCCGCCCGCGCACGTGGCCGCGACCCTCGCGGACGCCATGCGGCGCGGGGTCGCCCGCGGCTACCTCGACGTGGCCAGCGTCAAGGGCGGCCCACGCCGCGAGCTGGAGGCGCTCGGCCTCGACCTCTCCTCCTACATCGGTTCGCACCCGATGTCCGGCCGTGAGAAGTCGGGTCCCCTGGCCGCCACCGGTGATCTCTTCGAGGGGCGCCCCTGGGTCCTGACGCCCACCCGGGACACGGACACCGAGGTCCTCAACCTCGCCCTGGAGCTGGTCTCGCACTGCCGTGCCGTGCCCGTCGTCATGGACGCGGACGCCCACGACCGTGCGGTCGCGCTCGTCTCGCACATGCCGCATCTGGTGTCCAGCATGGTCGCCGCGCGCCTGGAGCACGCGGAGGAGGCGGCGGTACGGCTCTGTGGTCAGGGCATCCGTGACGTGACCCGCATCGCGGCCTCGGACCCCCGGATGTGGATCGACATCCTCTCCGCGAACCCGGGGCCGGTCGCCGACCTCCTCGCGGACGTCTCCGCCGACCTCGACGAGACCGTCCAGGCCCTGCGTGCCCTCCAGTCCTCCGACGAGTCGAAGCGTCGTGAGGGCGCCGACGGCATCGAGGACGTGCTGCGTCGCGGCAACGCGGGCCAGGTCCGGGTGCCCGGCAAGCACGGGTCCGCTCCGCGCGCGTACGAGGTCGTGGCCGTCCTCATCGACGACCAGCCGGGCCAGCTGGCCCGTATCTTCGCCGACGCGGGGATGGCCGGGGTCAACATCGAGGACGTGCGGATCGAGCACGCGACCGGGCAGCAGGCCGGTCTGGTGCAGCTGATGGTGGAGCCCAAGGCGGTGCCGGTGCTGAGCGCGGCGTTGCGGGAGCGGGGCTGGGCGTTGCGGCAGTAG
- the aroH gene encoding chorismate mutase, protein MAVRAVRGAVQLERDEAGHMDEQVSELLTAILERNELTTDDLISIWFTATPDLHSDFPAAAARKLGIVDVPLICAQELDIEGAMPRVVRVLAHIESDRPRADIVHVYLGAAGALRKDIAQ, encoded by the coding sequence GTGGCGGTACGAGCGGTCCGGGGCGCCGTCCAACTGGAGCGGGACGAGGCCGGGCACATGGACGAGCAGGTCAGCGAGCTGCTCACCGCCATCCTGGAGCGGAACGAGCTCACCACGGACGACCTGATCAGCATCTGGTTCACCGCGACGCCCGATCTGCACAGCGACTTCCCGGCGGCCGCGGCGCGCAAGCTCGGCATCGTCGACGTACCGCTGATCTGTGCGCAGGAGCTGGACATCGAGGGCGCGATGCCCCGTGTCGTACGGGTCCTCGCGCACATCGAGTCCGACCGGCCGCGCGCCGACATCGTGCACGTCTACCTGGGCGCCGCGGGCGCGCTGCGCAAGGACATCGCCCAGTGA
- a CDS encoding YidB family protein, which produces MAGNDLGSLLGGLLGGGGQGGTSGGSGNILASLLGALMKGQGGGSGSNPLGGLVDMLARSGLTEEAQSWVGTGENKPVSGAQVAQALPDDALQKVAAEAGVSPEHAAEQIAQVLPQAVDRLTPTGEMPSGSLEDIIKAQNL; this is translated from the coding sequence ATGGCGGGTAACGATCTCGGCAGCCTGCTCGGCGGTCTCCTCGGCGGAGGTGGCCAGGGTGGTACCTCCGGCGGCAGCGGGAACATCCTGGCCTCGCTGCTCGGGGCCCTCATGAAGGGCCAGGGCGGCGGCAGCGGGAGCAATCCGCTCGGCGGGCTGGTGGACATGCTGGCCAGGTCCGGGCTGACCGAGGAGGCGCAGTCCTGGGTCGGCACCGGGGAGAACAAGCCCGTGAGCGGCGCGCAGGTCGCCCAGGCGCTGCCCGACGACGCGCTCCAGAAGGTCGCGGCCGAGGCCGGTGTCAGCCCGGAACACGCCGCGGAGCAGATCGCGCAGGTCCTGCCCCAGGCGGTCGACAGGCTGACGCCGACCGGAGAGATGCCGTCCGGTTCCCTGGAGGACATCATCAAGGCGCAGAACCTCTGA
- a CDS encoding DUF6529 family protein — protein sequence MTVDPNAATQGFPSPQPAHRRASAARYLVPALVAAAVAVGLGAYGKVHDPAGTAFNLAGFSSTGAVKSWLATTAFAFALVQLVSAFMVYGKLPGPSWAPVLHRWSGRIALLVAVPVAVHCLYALGYQTYEPRVLWHSFLGCFFFGAFSAKMLLLRSERLPGWLLPFVGGLVFVVLTAIWLTSALWFFRTFGVTT from the coding sequence ATGACCGTGGACCCGAACGCAGCCACCCAGGGCTTCCCCTCGCCCCAGCCCGCCCACCGCCGCGCGAGTGCGGCGCGCTATCTCGTCCCGGCGCTGGTCGCCGCCGCGGTCGCGGTGGGGCTCGGCGCGTACGGCAAGGTGCACGACCCAGCGGGAACCGCCTTCAATCTCGCCGGTTTCAGCAGCACGGGCGCCGTGAAGTCGTGGCTGGCGACGACGGCGTTCGCCTTCGCTCTTGTCCAGCTCGTCTCGGCTTTCATGGTGTACGGAAAGCTGCCGGGGCCGAGTTGGGCGCCGGTACTGCACCGCTGGTCGGGACGGATCGCCTTGCTGGTGGCGGTGCCGGTCGCGGTGCACTGTCTGTACGCGTTGGGCTATCAGACGTACGAGCCGCGCGTGCTGTGGCACTCGTTTCTGGGTTGCTTCTTCTTTGGGGCATTCAGTGCCAAAATGCTCTTGCTCCGCTCGGAGCGACTGCCCGGCTGGCTGCTGCCGTTCGTCGGGGGACTCGTCTTCGTCGTCCTCACGGCCATCTGGCTCACGTCGGCTCTCTGGTTCTTCCGCACGTTCGGAGTGACGACATGA